The following coding sequences are from one Bradyrhizobium septentrionale window:
- a CDS encoding alkaline phosphatase family protein yields MSPPLSHIFVLMLENRSFDHMLGFSGIVGTDAVTGRRRSVNGLTGSEANQYQGRTYPVSHPADSAMAADPGHEFTDTVEQLCGPTATYPPSGSYPPINNSGFVADYAAHVRSNAGAIMKCFSPDQLPVLTKLASTFAVCDSWFASIPGPTFPNRFFACGASSGGLDHSPTSWELFTWETVSGFQLPHGSIFDALGAKFGSGWRIYAGDNLPMATALKNIHHANVTPYASFANDVANANYPWLYTWIEPNYGDVPGGTYKGGNSQHPLDGVTAGEALIKSTYEAIRNSPHWATALLIITWDEHGGFYDHVIPPRAVPPGDTQPGSKYNQFGFTFAQYGVRVPAVVVSPLIPPNVVDGRLYDHATIPATVEAAFGIKPLTARDAAANTVLPLLSLTQPRDCPKRLPTPVPLEAPRVRQLMPRPTDTVNSGNLPGVLLAAARLDQELSPPSEVQAILAKVQSIQTRDDAQRYLDEVNSKAEAEKADEQARFRLLRRKPRKRSTKKNAT; encoded by the coding sequence TTCGGTCAACGGACTTACCGGGTCGGAAGCCAACCAATATCAAGGACGAACCTACCCGGTCAGCCACCCAGCCGATTCGGCGATGGCTGCCGATCCCGGCCACGAGTTCACGGATACGGTCGAGCAGCTCTGTGGACCGACGGCAACTTACCCGCCAAGCGGCAGCTATCCGCCGATCAACAACAGCGGGTTCGTCGCCGACTACGCCGCGCATGTTAGAAGCAACGCGGGCGCCATCATGAAATGCTTCTCGCCGGATCAACTGCCAGTCTTGACAAAACTCGCCTCGACCTTCGCTGTTTGCGATAGCTGGTTTGCCTCAATTCCAGGCCCTACGTTCCCAAACCGATTCTTTGCCTGCGGCGCTTCGTCCGGCGGACTCGACCACAGTCCGACGTCGTGGGAACTGTTTACGTGGGAGACCGTCTCCGGGTTTCAGCTGCCCCATGGCTCGATCTTCGATGCCCTCGGGGCGAAGTTCGGTTCGGGATGGCGCATCTATGCTGGCGACAATCTGCCGATGGCGACCGCGCTCAAGAACATCCACCATGCGAATGTCACGCCTTACGCTTCGTTCGCCAATGATGTAGCCAACGCAAATTACCCTTGGCTCTATACCTGGATCGAACCAAATTACGGCGACGTTCCTGGCGGCACATACAAAGGCGGCAACTCCCAGCATCCTCTCGACGGAGTGACTGCTGGCGAAGCGCTGATCAAGTCAACTTACGAAGCAATTCGAAATTCGCCCCATTGGGCCACCGCCCTCCTCATTATCACCTGGGACGAGCACGGCGGATTCTACGACCACGTTATTCCGCCGCGGGCAGTCCCGCCCGGCGATACGCAGCCAGGCTCCAAATACAATCAATTCGGTTTCACTTTCGCTCAGTATGGCGTTCGCGTCCCAGCAGTGGTGGTGTCGCCGCTGATCCCGCCAAATGTCGTCGATGGAAGGCTTTATGACCACGCCACGATCCCGGCGACCGTCGAGGCTGCATTCGGCATCAAGCCGCTGACGGCACGAGACGCAGCAGCCAATACGGTGCTTCCTTTGCTGTCGCTGACACAGCCGCGCGACTGCCCGAAACGATTGCCAACACCCGTTCCCCTCGAGGCGCCCAGAGTTCGGCAGCTCATGCCGCGGCCGACCGATACGGTCAACAGCGGCAATCTGCCAGGCGTCCTCCTTGCGGCGGCGCGACTCGATCAGGAGCTCTCGCCGCCCTCCGAGGTGCAGGCGATCCTTGCGAAGGTCCAGTCCATCCAAACGCGGGACGACGCCCAGCGGTACCTGGACGAGGTCAACTCGAAAGCCGAAGCCGAGAAAGCCGATGAGCAAGCCCGTTTTCGGCTGTTGCGCCGAAAGCCCAGGAAGCGGAGCACGAAAAAGAACGCAACCTAA